A window of Mycolicibacterium holsaticum DSM 44478 = JCM 12374 genomic DNA:
ACCCCGTCATGGTCAGCGCGATGACGTCGTTGGCCCATCCGGGGTCGACGCCGCTGTTGAAGAAGCTGGTGCCGCCTTCCTCGCAGGCGGCGGCGATCAGCTCGACCGTCTCCTTGTCGGCCGCAGGCGGATAACACATCGGCACCAGCGACGTGCAGACCACGTTTCTGCCGGCGCGCAGGCAGCGGGCGATGTCCTCGGCTGCCTCGCGGTAGCGGTAGTCCCCGGATGCAAAGTACGCCACCACATCGGCGTCCAGCGCCAGCGCGGCATTGATATCTCGGGTTGCCACGACGCCGGTTTCGGGCATTCCGCACAGCGCGCCCGCGTCCATACCGTCCTTGGCCTCGGCGTGCACGACGACGCCGACCAGGTCGAGGCCGGGATGTGCGATCAGTGCGCGCAGCGCCCCCACCCCGACTTGACCGGGACCCCAGAGGATCACCCGCGGGTTACGCTGGCCGTCCGTCATGCACACCCTTTCCCTGGCCGGACCTCGATCTGTGAGAACATACCTTCTCATTCATCGATAACACCATTACCGCATTGAGAGCACCGTGGAGGAAGCCGTGACCGATTACAAGTTCTTGAAATGGGAGACGTTCGACGACGGTCAGATCGTGCGGATCTCGCTGAACCGGCCAGAGCAGCGCAATGCGCAGAACCGCGGAATGCTGGTCGAACTCGACGACGCGTTCCGGCGCGCCGAGGCCGACGACGAGGTCCGCGTCGTCATCCTCGCCGGCGAGGGGCCGATGTTCTCCTCCGGCCACGACATCGGCTCCAAACAGGCCCGCGCCGAATTCATGGCGGGCCCGGATCAACACCCGACGGCGGCGATCGACGGCGGCACCCGCGAGGGTGCCGAGAAGATCATGCTGCAGGAGTGGCACTACTTCTTCCAGAACAACCTGCGTTGGCGCAATCTGCGCAAGATCACGATCGCGCAGGTGCACGGTGATGTCTTCTCGGCGGGCCTGATGCTGATCTGGGCGTGCGACCTGATCGTCGGAAGCGAGGAGGTGCGCTTCGCCGACGTCGTCGGTACCCGGCTGGGCATGTGCGGCATGGAGTATTTCGGGCATCCGTGGGAGTTCGGTCCCCGCCGCGCCAAGGAGTTGATGCTCACCGGCGACGCGATCGACATCGAGGAGGCCTACCGCCTCGGGATGGTGAGCAAGGTCTTCAAACGCGACGAACTGGCCGACCGCACCCTGGAATTGGCGCGCCGCATCGCCACCGTCCCGACGATGGCGGCGCTGCTCATCAAGGAATCGGTGAATCAGTCCGTGGACAACATGGGGTTCTACAACGCCTTGCAGTCCTGCTTCACGCTGCACCAACTCAACCACTCGCACTGGGTCGGCGTCCGCGACGACAAGCGCGCCACCGCGGGTGAGGAGCAGGGGGTGCCGAACTGGCGCACGGCGCCGCCGGTCGTGTTGTCGGTGAAGGATCAGGTGCGCGCCGAGGCGTGACGGTCACCCGGCCGAACGTGGGTTACCGTCACGCATTCGGCGCGTGAGACGTGCATCAATCCCACATTCGCCGGACGCGCACCGGTTCAGCCGGTGACCGCTCCGTAACGGGCATCCGCAACGCGGTCCAGCGCGACGCCCGGTTCGCCGTACACCATGGCCCAGCCGCGGGCCCGCCGGTAGTACAGCTGGATGTCGCCTTCCATCCCGAAGCCGTAGCCGCCGTGGATGTGCAGGCTGCGGTGCGTGGCGTCACGCGCTGCCTCGTGCGCGAACGCGAATGCCATCGCGGCTAGCTC
This region includes:
- a CDS encoding enoyl-CoA hydratase; the protein is MTDYKFLKWETFDDGQIVRISLNRPEQRNAQNRGMLVELDDAFRRAEADDEVRVVILAGEGPMFSSGHDIGSKQARAEFMAGPDQHPTAAIDGGTREGAEKIMLQEWHYFFQNNLRWRNLRKITIAQVHGDVFSAGLMLIWACDLIVGSEEVRFADVVGTRLGMCGMEYFGHPWEFGPRRAKELMLTGDAIDIEEAYRLGMVSKVFKRDELADRTLELARRIATVPTMAALLIKESVNQSVDNMGFYNALQSCFTLHQLNHSHWVGVRDDKRATAGEEQGVPNWRTAPPVVLSVKDQVRAEA